In Oncorhynchus clarkii lewisi isolate Uvic-CL-2024 chromosome 2, UVic_Ocla_1.0, whole genome shotgun sequence, one DNA window encodes the following:
- the LOC139378975 gene encoding zymogen granule membrane protein 16-like isoform X1 encodes MPHFCRMFLILVVTMFLAGCLALPIKDPYSYSSAVGQGGGTPFASYGEGRITGVRVWETNNNYYYYYYYYYYNYNSNNYISGFQLKYGNTWSPVFGNKGSEKQEMELFNDEAIVEVSGKYNPADYICYLVLTTNMGRTLSAGLPNQVSFNFYPSNMGNELRILSGRFNGAGITSIGAHWGFVDMEGAGNSTLGTALETVTPIY; translated from the exons ATGCCTCACTTTTGCAGAATGTTCTTAATCCTGGTTGTCACAATGTTCTTGGCTGGCTGCTTGGCTTTGC CCATCAAAGACCCCTACTCGTATTCCTCTGCGGTGGGTCAGGGAGGTGGCACCCCATTTGCTTCCTACGGTGAGGGGCGCATTACGGGAGTCAGAGTGTGGGAgaccaacaacaactactactactactactactactactactacaactacaacagCAACAACTACATCAGCGG GTTCCAGCTGAAATACGGCAACACCTGGTCTCCTGTGTTCGGTAACAAAGGGAGTGAAAAGCAGGAGATGGAGCTGTTTAATGATGAGGCCATCGTTGAGGTGTCTGGGAAGTACAACCCAGCAGACTACATCTGCTACCTGGTGTTAACCACCAACATGGGGCGCACTCTGTCAGCCGGCCTGCCCAACCAGGTCTCCTTCAACTTCTACCCATCCAACATGGGCAATGAGCTGAGGATCCTCAGCGGTCGCTTCAACGGTGCTGGAATCACCTCCATCGGAGCCCACTGGGGATTTGTGGACATGGAAGGGGCTGGAAACAGTACTCTGGGAACAGCACTGGAAACAGTAACTCCTATTTATTAG
- the LOC139378975 gene encoding zymogen granule membrane protein 16-like isoform X2 → MFLILVVTMFLAGCLALPIKDPYSYSSAVGQGGGTPFASYGEGRITGVRVWETNNNYYYYYYYYYYNYNSNNYISGFQLKYGNTWSPVFGNKGSEKQEMELFNDEAIVEVSGKYNPADYICYLVLTTNMGRTLSAGLPNQVSFNFYPSNMGNELRILSGRFNGAGITSIGAHWGFVDMEGAGNSTLGTALETVTPIY, encoded by the exons ATGTTCTTAATCCTGGTTGTCACAATGTTCTTGGCTGGCTGCTTGGCTTTGC CCATCAAAGACCCCTACTCGTATTCCTCTGCGGTGGGTCAGGGAGGTGGCACCCCATTTGCTTCCTACGGTGAGGGGCGCATTACGGGAGTCAGAGTGTGGGAgaccaacaacaactactactactactactactactactactacaactacaacagCAACAACTACATCAGCGG GTTCCAGCTGAAATACGGCAACACCTGGTCTCCTGTGTTCGGTAACAAAGGGAGTGAAAAGCAGGAGATGGAGCTGTTTAATGATGAGGCCATCGTTGAGGTGTCTGGGAAGTACAACCCAGCAGACTACATCTGCTACCTGGTGTTAACCACCAACATGGGGCGCACTCTGTCAGCCGGCCTGCCCAACCAGGTCTCCTTCAACTTCTACCCATCCAACATGGGCAATGAGCTGAGGATCCTCAGCGGTCGCTTCAACGGTGCTGGAATCACCTCCATCGGAGCCCACTGGGGATTTGTGGACATGGAAGGGGCTGGAAACAGTACTCTGGGAACAGCACTGGAAACAGTAACTCCTATTTATTAG